A genomic window from Terrisporobacter glycolicus ATCC 14880 = DSM 1288 includes:
- a CDS encoding GrdX family protein, which produces MIITNNNKVYEKYKSDYKIYYKECSFKEILLYVRDRVHEGHILLTHPLSSSIKPNETPYKSVLISDYKESLDYKSLTIIENAILTYDKFKKDKDYTVELTDRIMDDFKVVDLSIIENALK; this is translated from the coding sequence ATGATAATAACTAACAACAATAAAGTATATGAAAAATACAAAAGTGATTATAAGATTTATTATAAGGAATGTTCTTTTAAAGAAATCTTACTTTATGTAAGAGATAGAGTTCATGAAGGACATATACTTTTAACTCACCCTCTGTCTAGTAGCATAAAACCAAATGAAACTCCATATAAATCAGTCCTAATATCTGATTATAAAGAATCCCTAGATTACAAATCTTTAACAATTATTGAAAATGCAATTTTAACATATGACAAATTTAAAAAAGATAAAGATTATACTGTTGAATTAACCGATAGAATAATGGATGATTTTAAAGTTGTAGATTTATCAATAATTGAAAATGCTCTTAAGTAA
- a CDS encoding glycine/sarcosine/betaine reductase component B subunit, with protein MKLELGYVKVKDICFSDVSKVEDGVIYVNKQELIDLLMEDENIKSVDLEIAKPGDSIRIMPVKDVIEPRVKVEGPGGIFPGMINKVTTVGSGKTNVLKGSAVVTTGKIVGFQEGIIDMSGEGSKYTPFSGLNNLVVVCEPVDGLKQHNHEEAIRYAGYKAAIYLGELAKDITPDEVEVYETDSIIEGYKKYPELPRVAYVYMLQTQGLLHDTYVYGVDAKKTISTLINPTEIMDGAVVSGNCVSACDKNTTYHHLNNPVIHDLFEKHGKELNFVGVILTNENVYLADKERSSNWSAKLAEFLGVDGVVITQEGFGNPDTDLIMNCKKIEEKGIKTVIVTDEYAGRDGKSQSLADADPLANAVVTGGNANEVVTLPPMDKVIGYPEVADVIAGGFDGSLQPDGSIVAELQVITGATNELGFNKLSAR; from the coding sequence TTGAAATTAGAATTAGGATATGTAAAAGTTAAAGACATATGTTTTTCTGATGTTTCAAAAGTGGAAGATGGAGTAATTTATGTTAATAAGCAAGAGTTAATTGACTTATTAATGGAAGATGAGAATATCAAATCAGTAGATTTAGAAATAGCAAAACCAGGTGATAGTATTCGTATTATGCCAGTTAAAGACGTTATAGAGCCAAGAGTTAAAGTTGAAGGACCGGGAGGAATATTCCCAGGTATGATAAATAAGGTAACAACAGTGGGCTCGGGAAAAACGAATGTACTTAAAGGTTCTGCTGTAGTAACAACGGGGAAAATAGTAGGTTTCCAAGAAGGAATAATAGATATGAGTGGTGAAGGTTCTAAATACACACCTTTCTCAGGGTTAAATAACTTAGTAGTAGTTTGTGAACCAGTAGACGGTTTAAAACAACATAATCACGAAGAAGCTATAAGATACGCTGGATATAAAGCAGCTATATACTTAGGAGAGTTAGCTAAAGATATAACTCCAGATGAAGTAGAAGTTTATGAAACAGATTCAATAATAGAAGGATACAAAAAATACCCAGAACTACCAAGAGTAGCTTATGTGTATATGCTTCAAACTCAAGGATTATTACATGACACTTATGTTTATGGAGTAGATGCTAAGAAAACTATATCTACTTTAATAAATCCAACTGAAATAATGGATGGTGCAGTAGTAAGTGGTAACTGTGTTTCTGCATGTGACAAAAACACAACTTATCATCACTTAAATAACCCAGTTATACATGATTTATTTGAAAAGCATGGTAAAGAATTAAACTTTGTAGGGGTAATCCTTACTAATGAAAACGTTTATCTTGCTGATAAAGAGAGATCTTCTAACTGGAGTGCCAAATTAGCAGAGTTCTTAGGTGTTGATGGTGTAGTCATAACTCAAGAAGGATTTGGTAACCCAGACACAGACTTAATAATGAACTGTAAGAAGATAGAGGAAAAAGGAATAAAAACAGTTATAGTTACTGATGAGTATGCTGGTAGAGATGGAAAATCTCAATCATTAGCAGACGCAGATCCTTTAGCAAATGCAGTTGTAACAGGAGGCAATGCAAATGAGGTTGTTACTCTTCCTCCAATGGATAAAGTAATAGGATATCCAGAAGTTGCAGATGTTATAGCTGGTGGATTTGATGGAAGTTTACAACCAGATGGATCAATAGTTGCAGAGCTTCAAGTAATAACTGGGGCTACTAATGAACTTGGATTTAATAAATTAAGTGCAAGATAG
- a CDS encoding glycine/sarcosine/betaine reductase component B subunit: protein MKLELGYVKVNDICFSDVSKVENGVIYVNKQELIDLLMEDENIKSVDLDIARPGDSTRIIPVKDVIEPRVKVEGPGGIFPGMISKVTTVGSGKTNVLKGSAVVTTGKIVGFQEGIIDMSGEGAKYTPFSKLCNLVLVCEPIDDLKQHNHEAALRFAGYKAATYLGNLAKDITPDETEVYETDSIIEGYKKYTELPRVAYVYMLQTQGLLHDTYVYGVDAKRTISTLIYPTEVMDGAIVSGNCVSACDKNTTYHHLNNPVIHDLFEKHGKELNFVGVIITNENVYLADKERSSNWSAKLTEFLGVDGVIINEEGFGNPDTDLIMNCKKIEEKGIKTVIITDEYAGRDGKSQSLADADSLANAVVTGGNANELITLPPMDKVIGYQEVVDVIAGGFDGSLKPDGSIVAELQVITGSTNEIGFNKLSAR, encoded by the coding sequence TTGAAATTAGAATTAGGATATGTAAAGGTAAATGACATATGCTTTTCAGATGTTTCAAAAGTAGAAAATGGTGTTATCTATGTTAATAAGCAAGAACTAATAGACTTATTAATGGAAGATGAAAATATTAAATCTGTTGATTTAGATATTGCTAGACCGGGAGATAGTACACGTATAATACCAGTTAAAGATGTTATAGAACCAAGAGTTAAGGTTGAAGGACCGGGAGGAATATTCCCAGGTATGATTAGTAAAGTTACTACTGTAGGTAGCGGAAAAACTAATGTGCTTAAAGGTTCAGCAGTAGTTACAACAGGTAAGATAGTTGGATTCCAAGAAGGTATTATTGATATGAGTGGTGAAGGTGCAAAATATACTCCATTTTCTAAGCTTTGTAACTTAGTATTAGTTTGCGAGCCTATTGATGATTTAAAACAACATAACCATGAAGCAGCTTTAAGATTTGCTGGATACAAAGCAGCCACATACTTAGGAAATTTGGCAAAAGATATTACTCCAGATGAAACAGAGGTTTATGAAACAGATTCAATAATAGAAGGATATAAAAAATATACAGAATTACCAAGAGTAGCTTATGTATATATGCTTCAAACTCAAGGTTTATTGCATGATACTTATGTATATGGTGTAGATGCTAAGAGAACTATATCTACTTTAATTTATCCAACAGAAGTAATGGACGGAGCAATAGTAAGTGGTAACTGTGTTTCTGCATGCGATAAAAACACAACTTATCATCATTTAAATAACCCAGTTATTCATGACTTATTTGAAAAACATGGAAAAGAGTTAAACTTTGTTGGTGTAATAATAACAAACGAAAATGTTTATCTTGCTGACAAAGAAAGGTCTTCTAACTGGAGTGCCAAATTAACTGAATTTTTAGGTGTAGACGGTGTAATAATCAACGAAGAAGGATTTGGTAATCCAGATACTGACTTAATAATGAATTGTAAAAAGATAGAAGAAAAAGGAATAAAAACAGTAATAATAACAGATGAATATGCAGGTAGAGATGGAAAATCGCAATCATTAGCTGATGCTGATTCTTTAGCAAATGCAGTTGTAACAGGAGGAAATGCAAATGAATTAATTACTCTTCCTCCGATGGATAAAGTGATAGGATATCAAGAGGTTGTAGATGTTATAGCTGGTGGATTTGACGGAAGTTTAAAACCAGATGGTTCAATAGTTGCAGAACTTCAAGTTATTACAGGATCTACAAATGAAATAGGTTTTAATAAATTAAGTGCAAGATAG
- the grdB gene encoding glycine reductase complex selenoprotein B yields MKMIKVVQYINQFFAQIGGEEMAHVKPEVREGIVGPGAAFNAAFKGEAEIVATVICGDSYFNENLEEAKKEVLEMVKQYNPDIFIAGPAFNAGRYGVACGTIATAVQDELGIPSLTGMYIENPGADMFKQKVYMVPTRNSAVGMRDAVKVMAPLALKLGKKEPIGSSKEEGYMPNGVRKNFFDSERGSKRAVDMLIKKLKGEEFTTEYPMPDFDRVEPNKAVVDLSSAKIALVTSGGIVPKGNPDHIESSSASKYGKYDIGSFKHLSSADHETAHGGYDPVYANEEPDRVLPVDVLREFEEQGVIGSLHQYFYTTVGNGTAVANAKKYAAEIAKELVADGVNAVILTSTUGTCTRCGATMVKEIERDGIPVVHMCTVVPISLTVGANRIVPTIAIPHPLGNPALSLEEEKKIRRELVTKALKALQTEVEDQTVFE; encoded by the coding sequence TTGAAGATGATAAAAGTTGTTCAATATATAAATCAATTTTTCGCACAAATAGGTGGAGAAGAAATGGCTCATGTTAAGCCTGAAGTAAGAGAAGGTATAGTAGGGCCAGGCGCTGCTTTCAATGCAGCATTTAAAGGAGAAGCTGAAATAGTAGCTACAGTAATATGCGGTGACTCTTATTTCAATGAAAACTTAGAAGAAGCTAAAAAAGAAGTTTTAGAAATGGTTAAACAATATAACCCAGATATATTTATAGCTGGACCAGCATTTAATGCAGGTAGATATGGTGTTGCATGTGGTACTATAGCTACAGCTGTACAAGATGAGTTAGGAATACCATCTTTAACAGGTATGTATATAGAAAACCCAGGTGCTGACATGTTTAAACAAAAAGTTTACATGGTACCAACTAGAAACTCTGCAGTGGGTATGAGAGACGCTGTTAAAGTTATGGCACCTCTTGCACTTAAATTAGGTAAAAAAGAGCCAATAGGATCATCAAAAGAAGAAGGATATATGCCAAATGGTGTAAGAAAGAACTTCTTTGATAGTGAAAGAGGATCTAAGAGAGCTGTAGATATGCTAATTAAGAAATTAAAAGGTGAAGAGTTTACTACTGAGTATCCAATGCCTGATTTCGATAGGGTAGAACCAAATAAAGCCGTTGTTGATTTAAGTAGTGCTAAAATAGCTTTAGTTACTTCTGGAGGTATAGTTCCAAAAGGAAATCCAGATCATATAGAATCTTCAAGTGCTTCTAAATATGGTAAATATGATATAGGATCATTCAAGCATTTAAGCAGTGCTGATCATGAAACTGCTCATGGTGGATATGATCCAGTTTATGCAAATGAAGAGCCAGATAGAGTTTTACCAGTAGATGTACTTAGAGAATTTGAAGAGCAAGGTGTAATAGGAAGTTTACATCAGTACTTCTACACAACTGTTGGTAACGGAACTGCAGTTGCAAATGCTAAGAAGTATGCTGCTGAAATAGCAAAAGAATTAGTTGCAGATGGTGTTAATGCTGTAATCTTAACTTCTACGTGAGGTACTTGTACTCGTTGCGGTGCAACGATGGTAAAAGAAATAGAAAGAGATGGAATACCAGTAGTACACATGTGTACAGTAGTTCCTATTTCTTTAACAGTTGGAGCTAACAGAATAGTACCAACTATAGCTATACCTCATCCTCTTGGAAACCCAGCATTATCATTAGAAGAGGAAAAGAAAATAAGAAGAGAGTTAGTTACAAAAGCATTAAAAGCTTTACAAACTGAAGTTGAAGACCAAACTGTATTTGAATAA
- the grdB gene encoding glycine reductase complex selenoprotein B, which translates to MKMIKVVQYINQFFAQIGGEEMAHVKPEARGGIVGPGAAFNVAFKGEAEIVATVICGDSYFNENLEEAKKVVLDMVKGYNPDVFIAGPAFNAGRYGVACGAIATAVKEELGIPSLTGMYVENPGADMFKDKVYMVATKNSAVGMRDAVKVMAPLALKLAKGEEIGASIEEGYMPNGVRKNFFDSERGSKRAVDMLIKKLKGEEFTTEYPMPDFDRVAPNPAIKDLSKAKIALVTSGGIVPKGNPDHIESSSASKYGKYDLDGFKVLSSADHQTAHGGYDPVYANDDPNRVLPVDIMREFEEQGVIRELNRYYYSTVGNGTSVANAKGFAAKYAEELKADGVDAVILTSTUGTCTRCGATMVKEIERAGIPVVHICTVVPISLTVGANRIVPAIAIPHPLGNPALPLEEEKKIRRNLITKAFKALQTEIEDQTVFE; encoded by the coding sequence TTGAAGATGATAAAAGTTGTTCAATATATAAATCAATTTTTCGCACAAATAGGTGGGGAAGAAATGGCTCATGTTAAACCTGAAGCGAGAGGGGGTATAGTAGGGCCAGGTGCTGCTTTTAATGTGGCGTTTAAAGGAGAAGCTGAAATAGTAGCTACAGTAATATGTGGAGACTCTTATTTTAATGAAAATTTAGAAGAAGCTAAGAAAGTAGTATTAGATATGGTTAAGGGGTATAATCCGGATGTATTTATAGCAGGACCAGCTTTTAACGCAGGTAGATATGGTGTTGCTTGTGGAGCAATAGCTACTGCTGTTAAAGAAGAATTAGGAATACCTTCATTAACTGGTATGTACGTAGAAAACCCAGGTGCTGACATGTTCAAAGACAAAGTTTACATGGTAGCAACTAAAAATTCTGCAGTAGGTATGAGAGATGCTGTAAAAGTTATGGCACCTCTTGCTCTTAAACTTGCAAAAGGCGAAGAAATAGGTGCATCTATTGAAGAAGGTTATATGCCAAATGGTGTAAGAAAGAACTTCTTTGATAGTGAAAGAGGGTCTAAGAGAGCTGTAGATATGTTAATTAAGAAATTAAAAGGTGAAGAATTTACAACTGAATACCCAATGCCTGATTTTGATAGGGTAGCTCCAAATCCAGCAATTAAAGATTTATCAAAGGCTAAAATAGCTCTTGTTACTTCTGGAGGTATAGTTCCAAAAGGAAATCCAGACCATATAGAATCTTCAAGTGCATCTAAATATGGTAAATATGATTTGGATGGATTCAAAGTATTAAGTAGTGCAGATCATCAAACTGCTCATGGTGGATATGATCCAGTTTATGCAAATGATGATCCTAACAGAGTTTTACCAGTAGATATAATGAGAGAATTTGAAGAACAAGGTGTAATAAGAGAGCTTAATAGATATTATTATTCAACAGTAGGAAACGGAACTTCAGTTGCTAATGCAAAAGGATTTGCTGCAAAATATGCAGAAGAATTGAAGGCTGATGGTGTGGATGCTGTTATCTTAACTTCTACGTGAGGTACTTGTACTCGTTGCGGTGCAACGATGGTAAAAGAAATAGAAAGAGCGGGAATACCAGTAGTACACATTTGTACAGTAGTCCCTATTTCTTTAACAGTTGGTGCTAATAGAATAGTTCCAGCTATAGCTATACCTCATCCACTTGGAAATCCAGCACTACCATTGGAGGAAGAAAAGAAAATAAGAAGAAATCTTATAACAAAAGCTTTTAAAGCATTACAAACTGAAATAGAAGATCAAACTGTATTCGAATAA
- the grdA gene encoding glycine/sarcosine/betaine reductase complex selenoprotein A, giving the protein MSILEKKKVIIIGDRDGIPGPAIEECVKTAGGEVVFSSTECFVUTAAGAMDLENQKRVKEFAEEFGCENVVVMLGAAEGEAAGLAAETVTAGDPTYAGPLTGVQLGLQVYHACEPQVKEEFDAGVYDEQIGMMEMVLDVDDIVGEMSSIREQFCKY; this is encoded by the coding sequence ATGAGTATATTAGAAAAAAAGAAAGTCATCATAATTGGTGACAGAGATGGTATTCCTGGTCCAGCAATAGAAGAATGTGTTAAGACAGCTGGTGGAGAGGTTGTTTTCTCTTCAACTGAATGCTTTGTCTGAACTGCTGCTGGAGCGATGGACCTAGAAAACCAAAAAAGAGTAAAGGAATTTGCTGAAGAATTTGGTTGTGAAAATGTTGTTGTTATGTTAGGTGCTGCAGAAGGTGAAGCTGCAGGACTTGCTGCAGAAACTGTAACTGCAGGAGACCCAACATATGCAGGTCCATTGACAGGAGTCCAGTTAGGACTTCAAGTATACCATGCTTGTGAGCCACAAGTAAAAGAAGAATTTGATGCTGGTGTTTATGACGAGCAAATAGGTATGATGGAAATGGTATTAGATGTTGATGATATAGTAGGTGAAATGTCATCTATAAGAGAACAATTCTGTAAATATTAA
- the trxB gene encoding thioredoxin-disulfide reductase produces MSKIYDVVVIGGGPAGLSAALYAGRARLSTLVLEKKKEGGQIALTSEVENYPGCLEGESGPSLVERMHKQVLHFGAEFAIDDIESVNLDGSVKELKGKKGTYQAKAVIIATGASSRPIGCANEREYIGKGVSYCATCDGSFFEDFDIYVVGGGDTAVEEAMFLTKFGRSVTLIHRRDELRAAKSIQDKAFKNPKMKFMWDTVVKEVSGDGILSTMVVENVKTGELTTIEADEEDMTFGLFGFVGYVPKTDMFKDVLTMEKGYIVTDENMKTNIEGVFAAGDVRVKSLRQVITAASDGAIAAVQAEKYIESLD; encoded by the coding sequence ATGAGTAAAATATATGATGTTGTAGTCATAGGAGGAGGTCCAGCAGGACTTTCAGCTGCATTATATGCAGGAAGAGCAAGACTAAGCACGTTAGTATTAGAAAAGAAAAAAGAAGGTGGTCAAATAGCTCTAACTTCTGAAGTAGAAAACTACCCAGGATGCTTAGAAGGAGAATCAGGACCATCATTAGTAGAAAGAATGCATAAGCAAGTATTACACTTTGGCGCTGAATTTGCTATTGATGATATAGAATCAGTTAATTTAGACGGTTCTGTAAAAGAGTTAAAAGGTAAAAAAGGTACTTACCAAGCCAAAGCTGTAATAATAGCTACAGGTGCTTCATCAAGACCAATAGGTTGTGCAAATGAAAGAGAATATATAGGTAAGGGTGTATCATACTGTGCTACATGTGACGGATCTTTCTTCGAAGATTTCGATATATATGTAGTTGGTGGTGGAGACACAGCAGTTGAAGAAGCAATGTTTTTAACTAAGTTCGGAAGAAGTGTAACATTAATACACAGAAGAGATGAACTTAGAGCTGCTAAATCTATACAAGATAAAGCATTTAAAAATCCTAAGATGAAGTTCATGTGGGATACAGTAGTTAAAGAGGTATCAGGAGATGGAATATTAAGTACTATGGTTGTTGAAAATGTGAAAACAGGTGAATTAACAACTATAGAAGCTGACGAAGAAGATATGACATTTGGATTATTCGGATTCGTTGGATATGTTCCAAAAACAGATATGTTTAAAGATGTATTAACTATGGAAAAAGGTTATATAGTAACTGATGAAAATATGAAGACTAATATAGAGGGAGTATTTGCTGCAGGAGATGTTAGAGTTAAGTCTCTAAGACAAGTAATAACTGCAGCATCAGATGGAGCTATAGCAGCTGTTCAAGCTGAAAAATATATAGAATCTTTAGACTAG
- the trxA gene encoding thioredoxin TrxA — protein sequence MLVVDKNTFKTEVLESEGYVLVDFFGDGCEPCAALMPTVESLSEKYGEQLKFTKLNTTKARRLAISEKILGLPVIAIYKDGAKVEEVVKDDATEENIEAMIKKYL from the coding sequence ATGTTAGTAGTAGATAAAAATACTTTTAAAACAGAAGTTCTTGAAAGTGAAGGATATGTGTTAGTAGATTTCTTTGGTGATGGATGCGAGCCATGCGCAGCATTAATGCCTACAGTTGAGTCTTTAAGTGAAAAATATGGAGAACAGTTAAAGTTCACTAAATTAAATACAACTAAAGCAAGAAGACTTGCTATAAGTGAAAAAATATTAGGTTTACCTGTTATTGCTATATATAAAGATGGAGCTAAGGTTGAAGAAGTAGTTAAAGACGATGCAACTGAAGAAAACATCGAAGCAATGATTAAAAAATACCTATAG